Genomic window (Cololabis saira isolate AMF1-May2022 chromosome 10, fColSai1.1, whole genome shotgun sequence):
ATGATTGAGCTCTGTTTGGTAAAGCCTTGATATTTCCTCTCCAGCATAGGAACCGATTTCAGCAACTCAAGGAGGGCCGGTGACCAAAAGGCATTCCACGGCCTTATCATTCATTGTGTGTGCAGGGTTGCAAGACTGCTGACTGGCTGATGGGACTTTTCTAGGATGGACATCCGCTTACTTTGAAGTCGTCTGGAATGAGGAGCTTGGACGTCCTGAGGAAGTTGAGGATGTAGCGGAACATGTGTCCATCCCTGTCAATGAAGTAGTGCTGCTTCAGGCTGTCCAGCACTATAGGCTCTGTGCCATCAAAGAGACGACCAATTCTACACAGAGAGACAGCGGGAGGAGGGGTGGCAGGTTAGGGAGAAAGAGACGGtgggaaggaggaaaggaagaaaacatgtcaagattaaatacattaaatcaatatatatgtatatatttaggtATTGTATGTATGTGCGTTTATTAATATTGCTTAAAGCATCTgcatcagaaagaaagaaagaaagaaagaaagaaagaaagaaagaaagaaagaaagaaagaaagaaagaaagaaagaaagaaagaaagaaagaaagaaagaaagaaagaaagaaagaaagaaagaaagaaagaaagaaagagggcaGACATTGCAGGCGGAGGTGGTCTGGAGAGGTCAGGGCCAGCTGGTGCTCGGTAGCCTGCAGCAGGCTGCCAGTCACCCTCAGGTCCGGCCTCGGAGCGACAGCGGAGCTCCAGAGCCTCCAGCCTCCAGATGGCTCCATGCCCTTTGGCTCtttgctgctgctgtgacatcTGTCAGAATAACCAAGTTGCTTTTGTCTCTGCATTCTGCACTTGCAGCTCCTGCAAATTGTTTACCCCTCAAAATAACTGCGAGCTTTATCGCTCGAAAGCCAATGTGTTGTGACATACCTGAAGGTTTAAAAACAGCAAGTGATGCCACACTGCATGCAGCGGACACATGCGTGATCTGAAGAGTTGTGACATTTGCCAGTCACATAATCGCATTAAACGGTAAAGTGGCTGACATTAAACTATGAAGAAATCCTACAGCCAAACAGATCTGGCTTGAACAGACCGCGACTCGTGAAATTCTCATACCTGACAAGATACTCAATCCACTCACAAACTTTATATTCAGTGCACACTTTAAAATATGTATGTTTAAAAGGCAGACTCACCGGGATTCTGGAAATTTTGTTAAGGTGGCCAGACTGCTGGTGTACATGTGTCCGCCTACATCGATGTGCACAGGTGCGTTGGACTTGGTGAGCTGTGCAGGTGTAGGGATGCCCTGATTACTCAAGGGAGACACAGGTGACCGCGTGATCATGGGCCTGGACATGCTGGAGCGATTATCCTGAAGAAGCACAGAGAGACAAAATGCTATCATACAAGAAAGATTAGAAAGTGAATTGGCTGATTTTTCTGCAGCAAaccaaaagtaaaataaatattaaaataatgagtGTCCTGACttcaaataagaagaaaaataaatgatgatAAGATCCAGCAATCTGCACATGTCTGCACACTACAAAGCCAGGAATGGAAAGaaagatttctttctttttttttttgctgcaggATAGAGCAGCCTGACCTTGACCTGAATGTTGCCACAATCCACAAGCATCTACTCCTGTGGGCCATGATCTCCAAAACCAAATTAATTTGGAGCATCAATCTCTCTTTGAAATGAGCAATAATGACTCTTCCCATAATAGGATTTCGGGGGAGAAAACTGCCTCTTGATAACCTACAAACACCATTAACAGGACGGGTTCTCTCAAAGCTCTTAGAAGGAAAAGCTACTACCTCATCTTCTGAAAAGTTTCAAACCCTGAGCGAGGATCGGAGAGAAACCCGCAGCTGCAGCATCCACAAAGCGGGCGGAGTGTCGGGTTAACGCACAAACATGAAAGAGCTCAAACGCACCATTGAAGTATAAAAGCACCAAACAGTTGGCTTTGCTTTTGCACCGGGGCGCAGCTACAATCGAGATAAAATGTCACAATATGTCAACCGTCTTCAGGCTGTTCGGGTTTTCTCTTCTAACACAACTTCAGTTaggattttcttcttctttttttttttttttttttttttttttttttttattacctgAGCCTGCATAACTGTGTTCGGCGAGGAGGTGACGGAGTGGTCATTTTGCTTGAGCGACGCTGCGGGGATGGGCTCCCCCCGGACGGCGTACATCATCTCCCTGCAGTCCCGCATCGGCAGCCGCTTCAGCGCCGCGTGAACAGACTCGTCCACGGAGCCCGCCGGACGCGCTCGCTTCTTCGCTTTCTGGTGCGTCAAGTCCATAATATCCGTTTCGTCCATTCCAGATCAGACTTcagcaaacaaaaaataaataaataataaaaaaaaggtttagagATGGGATGCGTTTAGTTTTTTGTCTCttcttttcctgtttttctgTGAGCGCGGAGCGGCTGCGTCCGTGGCTGTGACGCGGAGCGGCTTCCTCGCAGTGGCTGGCAGAAGCCAAAGCCCCCGACAACATTAGCATCGGAGCGCCTGCGGCTCTTCTGGGCTGTCGCTGTTTCAGTGGCAGGTATGCGCGCCGCAgtttcagaataaaacacatcctgcctggaaaaaaaaaaacgggagaTCGTGTGCTTCTCCCAGCCGGGTCAACGCGCACATCTGGACCCTCCGCAGCTGGCCTTTTGCCCCTTTTGGAGCAGTGTTTTTCTGTGCGCGGTCACCTCCTCCCATCATGTTGCGTCCCATTGTTCAACAGCTGTTTTGTTCAGCGGGTAAACCCTCCTTTAAGGCGAATGGCCAGTGACAGAGACCTTAATTCACCTGGACAGAATGCCCCGTTAACACCCATCGCACTCATCTGAGCCTTTcaacacacataaaaaaaagcagTCCCTTTTTTAGTCATTTTCATTTACCCAGATGCATCTTAGACAAAATACGGAGCTTCTGGCATCTGAAGGATGATTTCCCACAAAGCCAGGATGTTTAGCCCAAACATGACCAACATGTGTAGTTTCATTTGCCCA
Coding sequences:
- the kctd1 gene encoding BTB/POZ domain-containing protein KCTD1 isoform X1; this translates as MDETDIMDLTHQKAKKRARPAGSVDESVHAALKRLPMRDCREMMYAVRGEPIPAASLKQNDHSVTSSPNTVMQAQDNRSSMSRPMITRSPVSPLSNQGIPTPAQLTKSNAPVHIDVGGHMYTSSLATLTKFPESRIGRLFDGTEPIVLDSLKQHYFIDRDGHMFRYILNFLRTSKLLIPDDFKDYSLLYEEARYFQLQPMLSELERWRQDQELARVSRPCECLVVRVAPDLGERITLSGDKALIEDVFPEIGDVMCNSVNAGWNHDSTHVIRFPLNGYCHLNSVQVLERLQQRGFEIAGSCGGGVDSSQFSEYVLRRELRRTIQRGPNSNRIKQEQLD